Proteins encoded within one genomic window of Anastrepha ludens isolate Willacy chromosome 4, idAnaLude1.1, whole genome shotgun sequence:
- the LOC128860403 gene encoding CDAN1-interacting nuclease 1 codes for METGTSARAISLALEDSVTTKKRILTATEYSSICSFIQHYSGLAIDCEMEMVNKVFTDIDRQTLKSILQTELSTRLRAQHWHYESKAKKYLQAFEDQVKTHTAPTLLLKIACLDGMSPTILCRIILQQKYKFKHKSELSRILKYPHLIDDSKLAANVAQCMCSDSQDGPLVDLRRRILGEEYEFKLKQMATAANMHYNDENELRRLGYDKTPDIKMIVPFLYKGEVVNWIESKATFGDVKTHKWNIQQQLYSYSNRFGAGIVIYWFGYHEDTPRIPDNNVGIIVLDDFPSSGDMVFLDLTDGDSCIQSSLSNPAST; via the exons ATGGAAACTGGCACATCCGCACGTGCCATCTCCTTGGCATTGGAGGACAGTGTAACAACGAAAAAGCGTATATTGACAGCTACGGAATATTCAAGTATTTGTAGCTTCATACAACATTATAGTGGTCTTGCTATTGACTGCGAAATGGAAATGGTAAATAAAGTCTTCACGGACATTGACCGACAAACACTAAAAAGTATTCTGCAAACAGAACTGTCCACGCGTTTGCGAGCGCAACATTGGCATTATGAATCAAAAGCGAAGAAGTACCTGCAAGC CTTTGAAGATCAAGTGAAGACCCATACAGCGCCAACTCTTCTGTTGAAAATCGCTTGTTTGGATGGTATGAGTCCCACGATACTTTGTCGCATCATTTTGCAACAAAAGTACAAGTTCAAGCATAAATCAGAACTTAGTCGCATCCTCAAATATCCTCATCTCATTGATGATTCGAAACTAGCAGCAAATGTGGCACAATGCATGTGTAGCGATTCCCAAGATGGCCCACTGGTTGATTTACGTCGACGAATTTTAGGCGAAGAATACGAATTTAAG CTGAAACAAATGGCTACAGCTGCTAATATGCACTATAATGATGAAAATGAATTGCGGCGTCTGGGTTACGATAAAACCCCCGATATTAAAATGATAGTGCCATTCTTATACAAAGGTGAAGTAGTTAATTGGATTGAAAGCAAAGCAACATTCGGCGatgtaaaaacacataaatGGAACATACAGCAGCAGCTCTATAGCTATAGTAATCG TTTCGGTGCCGGTATCGTCATATATTGGTTTGGCTATCATGAAGATACTCCACGTATCCCCGATAATAATGTAGGCATCATTGTGCTGGATGATTTTCCATCTAGTGGGGATATGGTTTTTCTAGATCTGACTGATGGAGATTCGTGCATACAGTCTTCACTAAGCAATCCAGCATCAAcctaa